Proteins encoded by one window of Rhodobacteraceae bacterium IMCC1335:
- a CDS encoding amino acid racemase, producing MKKIGVLGGMGPEATILFQQRLLNAVRAQDDQDHIPLLIDMNPQVPSRLAYVLDQTFGARDPGPVLEDMAQRLDKWGAEALAMPCNTAHLFAEAIQRKTALPFFNMVKLSVQTALAKSRAGDVIGILASPALRKTQLFERYFQASERIIIWPEDDVKMVQAIRKIKTSGDTAEARSLLLEASTELTRRGANLQLVACSEFSMIQTSHDPSAAMIDTLDVLAEAVAQFALEARGPHRGV from the coding sequence ATGAAAAAAATCGGCGTTTTAGGGGGTATGGGGCCCGAAGCGACCATTCTTTTTCAACAGCGCTTGCTCAACGCGGTGCGCGCGCAGGATGATCAAGATCATATCCCTTTGCTGATCGATATGAACCCCCAAGTGCCCTCACGCTTGGCCTATGTTTTGGATCAAACGTTCGGTGCGCGGGATCCCGGTCCAGTGCTGGAGGATATGGCCCAGCGCCTCGACAAATGGGGCGCAGAGGCGCTGGCAATGCCGTGTAACACAGCACATCTTTTTGCAGAGGCTATTCAAAGAAAAACCGCCCTACCGTTTTTTAATATGGTGAAATTATCGGTTCAAACCGCGCTTGCAAAAAGCAGAGCTGGCGATGTTATTGGCATTCTGGCTTCACCCGCACTGCGCAAAACCCAGCTTTTCGAAAGGTATTTTCAGGCCAGTGAGCGCATTATAATTTGGCCGGAAGATGATGTAAAAATGGTGCAGGCGATCCGGAAAATCAAAACCTCTGGCGACACAGCCGAGGCCCGCAGCCTGCTTTTGGAAGCCTCAACAGAATTGACCCGACGCGGTGCCAATCTTCAGCTCGTGGCCTGCTCTGAATTTTCAATGATTCAAACCAGTCATGATCCAAGCGCGGCGATGATCGACACATTGGATGTGCTGGCTGAAGCTGTTGCGCAATTCGCGCTCGAAGCCCGCGGGCCGCATCGTGGCGTATAG
- a CDS encoding CoA transferase: MLSGLKVIEFEGLGPAPFAGMMLADLGADVIVIHRETADKSPAHARHNLLDRGKRSIVLNLKNADEKQLAHRLVCQADGLIEGFRPGVMERLGLGPEDVMHVNPRLVYGRVTGWGQTGPLAQAAGHDLNYLARSGGLWYASNAGETPFPPPTLLGDIGGGALYLVIGILAALLTQRATGKGAVIDAAMVDGTSHMLSLLMSLQGQGGLVKERGKSLLDGPHFSRSYACRGGGYISVQCLEPQFYAAFLRKLDLQEDADFCKQFEPALWPELTARLAGLFAQKPASHWDDLFAQTDACVAKINAPQEAQNDPHIQARQIWSWAQGLLQAAPAPRFRHGPPKQ, from the coding sequence ATGTTATCAGGATTAAAAGTGATCGAGTTCGAAGGCCTTGGGCCGGCGCCTTTTGCGGGTATGATGCTGGCAGATTTGGGCGCGGATGTGATCGTTATTCATCGCGAAACCGCAGATAAAAGCCCTGCTCATGCCCGCCATAATCTGCTGGATCGCGGCAAACGCTCGATCGTTTTGAATTTGAAGAACGCAGATGAAAAACAGCTTGCGCACCGTTTGGTCTGCCAAGCTGATGGGCTGATCGAAGGCTTTCGACCCGGGGTGATGGAGCGTTTGGGCTTGGGGCCAGAGGATGTGATGCACGTCAATCCGCGTTTGGTTTACGGACGGGTTACGGGCTGGGGACAAACCGGTCCTTTGGCGCAGGCAGCGGGCCATGATTTGAATTATTTGGCGCGTAGTGGCGGGCTTTGGTATGCCTCAAATGCCGGTGAAACGCCGTTTCCGCCGCCCACCTTATTGGGTGATATTGGCGGCGGTGCGCTATATCTGGTGATTGGGATTCTGGCGGCTTTGCTGACCCAAAGAGCCACTGGGAAAGGCGCTGTGATTGATGCGGCTATGGTGGATGGGACATCGCATATGCTGTCGCTTTTGATGTCTCTTCAAGGGCAGGGCGGGCTGGTCAAAGAACGCGGCAAAAGCCTGTTGGACGGGCCGCATTTTAGCCGGAGTTATGCCTGTCGCGGCGGCGGCTATATTTCCGTGCAATGTTTGGAGCCGCAATTTTATGCCGCATTTTTAAGGAAATTGGACCTGCAAGAAGATGCCGACTTTTGCAAACAATTCGAGCCCGCGCTATGGCCCGAGCTCACCGCCCGTTTGGCGGGATTATTCGCGCAGAAACCGGCCTCGCATTGGGATGATTTATTTGCGCAAACCGATGCCTGCGTTGCGAAAATAAATGCACCGCAAGAGGCCCAAAACGATCCGCATATTCAAGCACGCCAGATTTGGAGCTGGGCGCAAGGCTTGCTGCAGGCAGCACCGGCACCGCGATTTCGACATGGGCCCCCGAAGCAATAG